One genomic segment of Aquipluma nitroreducens includes these proteins:
- the mltG gene encoding endolytic transglycosylase MltG, translated as MLFPRLNKWIVIAFIIAVVGGGFRGYQLYKYIFYPNINTPGSIIIPLNATYEQVLDSLKKHEIIQDYKAFNWVAKRKKYAKSIKPGKYLLDKGLNTNEILNMLRSGNQQPVQVTFNNLRFITELAGAVAKYIQPDSLELLQKFTDPATFEKYGFTESTFHCMFIPNTYEFYWTTTADQFLERMSMEYKRFWNEERRNKASELGLTPEEVMTVASIVQEESNKKDEKPIIAGLYLNRIKRGMPLQADPTVKYALGNFHIKRVLNSHLAIDSPYNTYKYPGLPPGPINFPEISSIESVLNAAKTQYIYMCAREDFSGYHNFAKTLSAHNENARKYREALNAHEIMQ; from the coding sequence ATGTTATTTCCCCGATTAAATAAATGGATAGTTATTGCTTTTATTATTGCTGTTGTTGGAGGTGGATTTCGCGGATACCAGTTGTATAAGTATATTTTTTATCCAAACATTAACACTCCCGGAAGTATTATTATTCCACTAAATGCTACTTATGAGCAAGTTCTGGATAGCTTGAAAAAACATGAAATTATTCAGGATTACAAAGCTTTTAACTGGGTGGCCAAACGCAAAAAATACGCAAAATCGATCAAGCCTGGTAAATACCTTTTAGATAAAGGCCTGAATACCAATGAGATTTTGAATATGTTAAGATCCGGGAATCAGCAACCGGTTCAGGTAACTTTTAATAACCTTCGATTTATTACGGAGTTGGCTGGTGCAGTTGCCAAATATATTCAGCCCGATTCTCTTGAGTTACTCCAAAAATTTACGGATCCCGCCACTTTCGAAAAATACGGATTTACCGAGAGTACTTTCCATTGTATGTTTATTCCAAATACCTACGAATTTTACTGGACAACTACTGCTGATCAGTTTTTAGAACGTATGTCGATGGAATACAAACGCTTTTGGAATGAAGAACGAAGAAATAAAGCTTCGGAGCTCGGTCTAACTCCTGAAGAAGTAATGACAGTGGCGTCAATCGTCCAGGAGGAAAGTAATAAAAAAGACGAAAAACCGATTATTGCAGGGTTGTACTTGAACCGGATTAAGCGTGGAATGCCTTTGCAGGCTGACCCAACAGTGAAATATGCTTTAGGTAATTTCCACATTAAACGTGTGTTAAACAGTCACCTGGCAATCGATTCGCCTTACAATACCTATAAATACCCAGGATTACCTCCGGGTCCAATTAATTTTCCGGAAATATCAAGTATCGAATCGGTTCTTAATGCTGCAAAAACACAATACATCTACATGTGTGCCCGCGAGGACTTTTCAGGATATCACAATTTCGCGAAAACACTTTCGGCTCATAACGAGAATGCCCGCAAATACCGCGAAGCGCTCAATGCTCATGAGATCATGCAGTAA
- a CDS encoding TlpA family protein disulfide reductase, whose amino-acid sequence MRLKVTLAFVVLFTLTGLANPNKTKNTGDEVTIGLNIGNKAPEISEKTLDGKELKLSSLQGKVVLIDFWASWCGPCRRENPNVVATYEKFKDTKFKNGKGFTVYSVSLDKEKAAWEQAITADKLSWGNHVSDLQGWNAKFAGIYGVRSIPSSFLIDGDGIIVGRNLRGPALEQALNDLMK is encoded by the coding sequence ATGAGACTTAAAGTAACATTGGCTTTTGTTGTACTATTCACCCTGACAGGATTAGCAAACCCAAATAAAACAAAGAATACCGGAGACGAAGTAACTATCGGACTGAACATTGGAAACAAAGCTCCTGAAATCAGTGAGAAAACATTAGATGGGAAAGAACTTAAACTCTCATCACTTCAAGGGAAAGTTGTGTTGATTGATTTTTGGGCGTCGTGGTGTGGACCTTGCCGTCGTGAAAATCCAAACGTTGTAGCGACTTACGAAAAATTTAAAGACACTAAATTCAAGAATGGCAAAGGATTCACTGTTTACAGTGTTTCTCTCGACAAAGAGAAGGCCGCTTGGGAACAAGCCATAACTGCGGACAAACTCAGCTGGGGAAACCATGTGAGTGATTTACAGGGTTGGAATGCAAAGTTTGCAGGAATCTATGGAGTTCGCAGTATTCCGTCAAGCTTTTTAATTGATGGAGATGGAATAATTGTTGGCAGAAACCTGCGTGGCCCGGCACTTGAGCAAGCATTAAATGATCTGATGAAATAG
- a CDS encoding nucleotide exchange factor GrpE translates to MTTDKEKANEELEIEAPDSMEQQEGQTKKETKKDKTHKKNKVEEQLEKAEAELLELKDKHIRLQAEFDNYRKRTLKERMELLKTASESVLVGILPVIDDFDRAIQTLDQAEENSHLKDGVMLIFNKFQDFLKQNGVKEIEGKDQAFDTDLHEAITTFPAPSEELKGKIIDVVQKGYYLNDKVIRHSKVVIGE, encoded by the coding sequence ATGACAACGGATAAAGAAAAAGCTAACGAAGAACTGGAAATCGAAGCTCCTGATTCTATGGAACAACAGGAAGGTCAAACCAAAAAAGAGACTAAAAAAGATAAAACTCACAAAAAAAACAAGGTTGAAGAACAATTGGAAAAAGCTGAAGCTGAATTACTTGAACTAAAAGACAAGCATATTCGATTGCAGGCCGAATTTGACAATTACCGGAAACGCACCTTGAAAGAACGTATGGAACTGTTAAAAACTGCCAGCGAAAGTGTTCTGGTTGGCATACTTCCGGTTATTGATGATTTTGATCGGGCCATTCAAACGTTAGACCAAGCTGAAGAGAATAGCCATTTAAAAGATGGAGTCATGTTGATTTTCAACAAATTTCAGGATTTTTTGAAGCAAAACGGTGTGAAGGAAATTGAAGGAAAAGATCAAGCTTTTGATACCGATTTACACGAAGCAATCACAACATTTCCAGCGCCTTCGGAAGAGCTAAAAGGGAAAATTATTGATGTTGTTCAGAAGGGTTACTATTTGAACGACAAAGTGATACGTCACTCAAAAGTAGTTATTGGCGAGTAA
- a CDS encoding ATP-dependent helicase, protein MQNYLEGLNETQRLAVENIHGASLIIAGAGSGKTRVLTYRITHLLKNGVKPGSILALTFTNKAAREMKDRIASMVGQNTSRHLWMGTFHSIFSRILRTEAELIGYPSTFTIYDSADSKNLIKSIIKDMSLDDKTYKPNVVASRISAAKNNLVSSEVYSTLPETAEYDQSIRMPLIGVIYKEYAKRCFLAGAMDFDDLLLKTNALLRNHPEILAKYQRIFEYILVDEYQDTNHSQYMIIKKLAATHNNICVVGDDAQSIYSFRGARIENILNFQKDYPNHKVFKLEQNYRSTQNIVDAANSVIAKNKRQIQKNVFSEKEKGTLIKVMSAITDNEEGYLVANEIGDTRMREHYQFSDYAILYRTNAQSRIFEESLRKRNIPYKIYGGLSFYQRKEIKDLLSYFRLVINPKDNEAFKRIINYPARGIGQTSLTKLEQFAAQNNICIWEFASNIPLLLSEFNKGTAAKINEFTRLIEVFREKLETHNAFELASEIATGSEIMKDLYKDQTPEGVSRFENIQELLNGIQEFSISAREEGTPGQLNNYMEDVALLTDQDSDKPEDTDRVTMMTIHSAKGLEFKNVFIVGIEENLFPSNQNGQKTAEDFEEERRLFYVALTRAEQHVYLSYARQRYKWGKLEFCNKSRFIDEIDSQYLDQPVDKDQVFYNDNQEITFATPKPKPQSAMAPGLRASATSQPDMFRKLSKLREAKKETDAFEYSNPEEIQAGMLVEHQRFGRGKVLQMEGKSPDIQATVFFQNTGKKQLLLKFAKLRIIT, encoded by the coding sequence GTGCAGAATTATTTAGAAGGATTGAATGAAACACAGAGGCTTGCCGTTGAAAACATACATGGCGCTTCATTGATTATTGCCGGCGCAGGATCTGGAAAAACAAGGGTTCTAACCTACCGGATCACCCATCTTTTAAAGAACGGAGTCAAACCCGGATCCATTTTAGCGCTGACTTTCACCAACAAGGCCGCCCGGGAAATGAAAGACCGTATTGCAAGCATGGTTGGTCAAAATACATCGCGACATTTATGGATGGGAACTTTTCACTCCATATTTTCGCGCATATTGAGAACCGAAGCCGAACTCATTGGATATCCTTCAACCTTTACGATTTACGATTCGGCCGACTCAAAAAACCTGATTAAAAGTATCATCAAGGACATGAGCCTCGATGATAAAACATACAAACCCAATGTTGTCGCATCGCGGATTTCAGCGGCAAAAAACAACCTGGTTTCTTCTGAAGTTTACTCAACTTTACCAGAAACTGCCGAATACGATCAAAGTATCAGAATGCCATTAATTGGCGTAATTTATAAAGAATACGCCAAACGCTGTTTTCTGGCTGGCGCGATGGACTTTGATGATTTACTGCTGAAAACAAATGCTTTGCTCAGGAACCATCCTGAAATTCTGGCCAAATATCAGCGAATTTTCGAATACATTCTGGTTGACGAGTATCAGGATACGAATCATTCGCAATACATGATCATTAAAAAGCTGGCTGCAACTCACAATAACATTTGTGTGGTTGGCGACGATGCGCAAAGTATTTATTCGTTCCGCGGTGCCCGCATCGAGAATATTCTGAACTTTCAGAAAGATTACCCCAACCATAAGGTTTTTAAACTGGAACAAAACTACCGGTCGACTCAAAATATTGTTGATGCTGCCAACAGCGTTATTGCCAAAAACAAGCGGCAGATTCAGAAAAATGTATTTTCAGAAAAGGAAAAGGGCACACTGATTAAAGTAATGAGCGCCATTACCGATAACGAAGAAGGCTACCTGGTTGCCAATGAAATTGGTGACACCCGGATGCGCGAACATTATCAGTTTTCTGATTATGCCATTCTGTACCGCACCAATGCGCAATCTCGTATTTTTGAGGAATCGCTCCGCAAACGAAACATTCCGTATAAAATCTATGGCGGTCTTTCGTTTTATCAGCGCAAGGAAATCAAAGATTTGCTCAGCTATTTCAGGTTAGTTATTAATCCGAAAGACAATGAAGCATTTAAACGGATCATCAACTACCCTGCACGCGGAATCGGGCAAACCAGTCTGACCAAACTCGAACAGTTTGCAGCACAAAACAACATTTGCATCTGGGAGTTTGCCTCCAACATCCCACTTTTGCTCAGCGAATTCAACAAAGGAACGGCCGCTAAAATAAACGAGTTTACCCGCCTGATTGAAGTTTTCAGGGAAAAACTGGAAACGCACAATGCGTTTGAACTGGCCAGTGAAATTGCTACCGGCTCCGAAATCATGAAAGATCTGTACAAAGATCAGACTCCGGAAGGTGTAAGCCGTTTCGAAAACATTCAGGAATTGCTCAATGGTATTCAGGAATTTTCGATTTCGGCCCGCGAAGAAGGAACTCCGGGACAACTGAACAACTACATGGAAGATGTGGCGCTATTGACCGACCAGGACAGCGACAAGCCGGAAGATACTGATCGTGTGACTATGATGACCATACACTCAGCTAAAGGTTTGGAATTCAAAAATGTTTTTATTGTCGGAATCGAAGAAAATCTTTTCCCGTCGAACCAGAACGGGCAAAAAACAGCGGAAGATTTTGAGGAAGAACGTCGTTTGTTTTATGTGGCGCTGACCCGGGCTGAACAACATGTTTACCTGAGTTATGCCCGTCAGCGGTACAAATGGGGGAAACTTGAATTCTGCAACAAAAGTCGGTTTATCGACGAAATTGATTCCCAATATCTTGACCAACCAGTGGATAAAGATCAGGTTTTCTATAACGACAATCAGGAAATTACGTTTGCCACACCAAAGCCCAAACCACAAAGTGCCATGGCGCCGGGACTGCGAGCTTCGGCCACAAGTCAACCCGACATGTTTCGGAAATTATCCAAACTGCGCGAAGCCAAAAAGGAAACTGACGCTTTTGAATACAGTAATCCTGAAGAAATTCAGGCCGGGATGTTGGTCGAGCATCAGCGATTTGGACGTGGAAAAGTGTTGCAAATGGAAGGCAAATCACCCGACATTCAGGCAACCGTATTTTTTCAGAACACAGGAAAAAAACAACTTTTGCTAAAATTCGCTAAACTTCGGATTATAACTTAG
- the murA gene encoding UDP-N-acetylglucosamine 1-carboxyvinyltransferase produces the protein MATFKIEGGAQLHGDLHPQGAKNEALQVICAVLLTSEEVKINNIPEISDVIKLIEILTQLGVKTERTSKGNYTFQADEIKLDYLKTETFARQASSLRGSIMILGPLLSRFGIGYIPQPGGDKIGRRRLDTHFIGLQKLGATFNYNPDELFYSVEASKLKGTYMLLDEASVTGTANIVMAASMAEGTTTIYNAACEPYLQQLCKMLVSMGAIIEGIGSNLLTVKGVSSLKGCTHKILPDMIEVGSFIGLAAMTNSEITIKNAGIQHLGIIPEQFKRMGIILEERNDDLFIPAQDHYEIETFMDGSIMNIADAPWPGLTPDLLSIFLVIATQAKGSVLIHQKMFESRLFFVDKLIDMGAQIILCDPHRATVIGLDHKYQLRATKMSSPDIRAGVALLIAALSAQGVSKISNIEQIDRGYENIDERLNAIGARISRIES, from the coding sequence ATGGCAACATTTAAAATTGAAGGCGGCGCTCAGCTACATGGTGATTTACACCCGCAAGGTGCAAAAAATGAAGCGCTTCAGGTAATTTGTGCTGTTTTGCTAACTTCTGAAGAAGTTAAAATCAACAATATTCCTGAAATCAGTGACGTCATCAAACTGATCGAAATTTTAACCCAGCTTGGTGTAAAAACCGAACGTACCAGTAAAGGGAATTATACCTTTCAGGCCGACGAAATTAAGCTCGATTACCTGAAAACCGAAACTTTTGCCCGTCAGGCATCCAGTCTTCGTGGGTCGATCATGATTTTAGGTCCACTTCTCTCACGCTTCGGAATTGGTTACATTCCGCAACCTGGCGGCGACAAAATCGGAAGGCGGCGGTTGGATACCCATTTTATCGGTCTGCAAAAACTTGGAGCCACTTTCAATTACAATCCCGACGAACTTTTTTACAGCGTTGAAGCATCGAAGCTAAAAGGCACCTATATGCTACTCGATGAAGCATCGGTTACCGGAACTGCCAACATTGTAATGGCCGCTTCGATGGCCGAAGGAACAACAACGATATACAACGCCGCCTGCGAGCCCTATTTGCAGCAACTCTGTAAAATGTTGGTTTCGATGGGAGCAATTATCGAGGGAATTGGCTCGAACCTGCTTACTGTAAAAGGAGTTAGTTCACTGAAAGGCTGCACACATAAAATTCTGCCTGACATGATTGAAGTGGGCAGTTTTATTGGCCTGGCTGCCATGACAAATTCTGAGATAACCATCAAGAATGCAGGGATTCAGCACTTGGGAATTATTCCGGAGCAATTTAAGCGAATGGGAATTATTCTGGAAGAGCGTAATGACGATTTGTTTATTCCGGCTCAGGACCACTACGAAATTGAAACGTTCATGGATGGCTCAATCATGAATATCGCCGATGCTCCCTGGCCTGGTCTGACGCCCGATTTGCTCAGCATCTTTTTAGTAATTGCCACACAAGCAAAAGGCAGCGTATTGATTCACCAAAAGATGTTCGAAAGCCGTTTGTTTTTTGTCGATAAACTAATCGACATGGGCGCACAGATTATTCTTTGTGACCCGCACCGTGCAACAGTTATCGGGCTCGACCACAAATACCAACTCCGGGCAACCAAAATGAGTTCGCCTGACATTCGTGCAGGAGTTGCATTGCTTATTGCTGCACTTTCAGCTCAGGGAGTCAGCAAAATATCGAATATCGAACAAATCGACCGCGGTTACGAAAATATTGACGAACGTTTGAATGCCATTGGCGCAAGAATTTCCCGCATCGAATCTTAA
- a CDS encoding T9SS type B sorting domain-containing protein, translating into MNFTKILVGFLFFACFILASEVGISQITSTADAVVPTEYLSGVQDNIHVFCGGKGELNAMLIASYPQGENGNFEWLKYNSSTGIFDSYSNDQSGNQTSTISNLTDGCYRVNLTATSGAKTYTAWVFNNYLDVKAEITLSDCNSFTLNGAFDAPAIAYVDLSTGQPKEMNKQIKVEWSTDAGVVSRVLTSQVFDPPTKNTNYTLEVTDRFGCNGKAGVEYYSIVTKALFTYKLEDQGKGSNSEEIEAPATYTFTNTSENGDPGKYEWYFYKSTQQINDEKDAGTFKDSIQDIIYSDNPVYTYEKTGAYKVKLVSKKISESTTCTDYFYMKDYIEIDSSFIDAPNVFTPNGDGANDEFVVKFFSMKTVKFTIFNRWGKILHVWKSNNIQGFYNTKASVPQSVWNGKVGGNMATPGVYFYVVEGEGRDGKKRKANGFFHLFRDK; encoded by the coding sequence ATGAATTTCACTAAAATACTTGTTGGGTTTCTCTTTTTTGCTTGTTTTATTTTGGCCTCTGAGGTCGGTATCTCACAAATTACTTCAACTGCCGATGCTGTTGTGCCCACTGAATATTTGAGTGGGGTACAGGATAATATTCATGTTTTTTGTGGCGGAAAAGGCGAATTAAACGCAATGCTGATAGCCAGCTACCCGCAAGGCGAGAACGGAAATTTTGAATGGCTGAAATATAACTCGTCAACAGGAATATTCGATTCCTATTCAAACGATCAATCGGGAAATCAAACTTCAACAATTTCGAATTTAACTGACGGTTGTTATCGTGTTAATCTGACTGCCACTTCAGGAGCAAAAACCTACACGGCCTGGGTGTTTAATAATTATCTGGACGTCAAGGCCGAAATCACTTTGTCTGATTGTAATTCATTTACTTTGAATGGTGCATTTGATGCGCCTGCCATTGCTTATGTTGATTTGTCGACCGGGCAACCCAAAGAAATGAATAAACAAATTAAAGTTGAATGGTCGACTGACGCAGGCGTGGTTAGCCGCGTATTGACTTCTCAGGTTTTTGATCCTCCAACCAAAAATACAAACTATACCTTAGAGGTTACCGACCGGTTTGGATGTAATGGAAAAGCCGGAGTTGAATACTATTCGATAGTCACTAAAGCGTTGTTTACGTATAAGTTGGAAGACCAGGGGAAGGGTAGCAATTCAGAAGAAATTGAAGCTCCTGCGACCTATACATTTACCAATACTTCTGAAAATGGTGACCCGGGTAAATATGAATGGTATTTTTATAAGAGTACACAGCAGATCAATGACGAAAAAGATGCCGGCACTTTTAAGGACAGTATTCAGGATATTATTTACAGTGACAATCCGGTTTATACCTATGAAAAAACCGGCGCTTACAAAGTAAAACTGGTTTCGAAGAAAATTTCAGAGTCGACTACCTGTACTGATTATTTTTACATGAAAGACTATATCGAAATTGATTCTTCGTTTATTGATGCGCCCAATGTATTCACTCCTAATGGTGATGGGGCTAACGATGAGTTTGTCGTGAAGTTTTTTTCGATGAAGACGGTTAAGTTTACGATTTTTAATCGCTGGGGAAAGATTCTCCATGTGTGGAAAAGCAACAATATACAAGGGTTCTATAACACAAAAGCATCAGTTCCCCAGTCGGTATGGAACGGAAAAGTTGGAGGGAATATGGCAACTCCGGGAGTTTATTTTTATGTTGTAGAAGGAGAGGGGCGCGATGGCAAAAAGCGTAAAGCCAATGGATTCTTTCATTTGTTTAGAGACAAATAG
- the dnaJ gene encoding molecular chaperone DnaJ, with protein sequence MTKRDFYEILGVSKNATADEIKKAYRQKAIQFHPDKNPGNKEAEEKFKEAAEAYEILSSPEKRQKYDQFGHAGMGGNAGFGGHDMSMDDIFSMFGDVFGGGGFGGFGGFGGGSRSRGPRQHRGSDLRVKVSLTLLEVLNGVEKKIKVKKYVPCSHCKGTGAQGGSSYTNCSTCKGSGHVTRIQNTLLGQMQTTATCPTCNGEGQIITNKCTHCQGEGVVREEEVISIRIPAGVGEGMQLNVSGKGNAGRRGGVNGDLFVVIQEEEHPELVRDGNNLVYDLFVTFPEITLGTAKEIPTVDSKVKVKIEAGTQPEKILRLRGKGLPDVNGYGKGDLLVRVHVWIPKKLNSEEKKALEKLQSMPSFSDGPDQSDKNLFDKMRDIFD encoded by the coding sequence ATGACAAAACGCGATTTTTACGAGATTCTTGGTGTCAGCAAAAATGCGACTGCTGATGAAATAAAAAAGGCCTATCGGCAAAAAGCAATTCAGTTTCATCCTGACAAAAATCCAGGCAATAAAGAAGCCGAGGAAAAATTCAAGGAAGCAGCTGAAGCCTACGAAATTTTAAGCAGTCCTGAAAAACGTCAGAAATACGATCAGTTCGGTCATGCAGGAATGGGCGGAAACGCTGGTTTTGGTGGACACGACATGTCGATGGACGATATTTTCTCGATGTTTGGCGATGTCTTTGGTGGCGGTGGGTTTGGCGGGTTTGGCGGGTTTGGTGGCGGTTCGCGCAGCCGTGGGCCACGTCAACACCGTGGATCCGATCTTCGCGTAAAGGTTTCACTTACCTTACTCGAAGTCTTAAACGGAGTTGAGAAAAAAATAAAGGTGAAAAAATATGTTCCCTGTAGTCATTGCAAGGGAACAGGAGCGCAAGGCGGATCATCCTACACCAATTGTTCAACGTGTAAAGGATCGGGTCATGTAACCCGTATTCAGAACACTTTGCTGGGGCAAATGCAAACCACAGCCACTTGTCCAACATGCAACGGTGAAGGACAGATTATTACCAACAAATGTACACATTGTCAGGGCGAAGGAGTTGTTCGCGAAGAAGAAGTAATCAGCATCAGGATACCAGCTGGTGTGGGTGAGGGAATGCAACTAAATGTTTCAGGAAAAGGAAATGCCGGACGCCGGGGTGGTGTTAACGGTGATCTGTTTGTTGTTATTCAGGAAGAAGAACACCCGGAATTGGTTCGCGACGGAAACAACCTTGTTTATGACCTTTTTGTGACTTTCCCTGAGATAACCTTGGGTACTGCAAAAGAAATTCCGACTGTTGACAGTAAAGTGAAAGTAAAAATTGAAGCCGGCACTCAGCCTGAAAAAATTCTTCGCTTGCGCGGGAAAGGGCTTCCTGACGTGAATGGTTACGGGAAAGGCGATTTACTGGTACGGGTTCATGTATGGATACCAAAAAAACTCAATTCAGAAGAAAAGAAAGCGCTTGAAAAGCTTCAGTCGATGCCAAGTTTCAGCGACGGGCCTGATCAGTCGGACAAAAATTTATTCGATAAAATGAGAGACATATTTGACTAG
- a CDS encoding DUF4290 domain-containing protein, which produces MDYNSSRSKLALPEYGRNLQNMVNHIMTIEDRNERNRAARTIIDIMGMMYPYLRDINDFKHKLWDHLAIMTNFQLDIDYPYTPPSPEFFNTPPLRIPYDNNKIKYRHYGKTIETLIEKASVYEDEKERDLLIKLIANHMKKSYVMWNKDSVTDDKILADIEEMSKGKIKCNDITLTETKDILFRNQKKPMPVNNNPGRKFQKNDNRKKQQ; this is translated from the coding sequence ATGGATTATAATTCAAGTCGTAGTAAGTTGGCTCTACCTGAGTACGGAAGAAACTTACAAAATATGGTCAATCACATCATGACCATTGAAGATCGCAATGAGAGAAACAGAGCCGCCCGAACTATTATTGACATTATGGGTATGATGTATCCATACCTTCGCGACATCAACGATTTTAAGCACAAGCTTTGGGATCATTTGGCCATCATGACTAATTTCCAGTTAGACATTGATTATCCGTATACCCCGCCTTCGCCTGAATTCTTTAATACTCCGCCACTTAGGATTCCTTATGATAATAATAAAATCAAATATCGTCACTACGGAAAAACGATTGAAACCTTAATTGAAAAGGCGTCAGTTTACGAAGACGAAAAGGAACGGGATTTACTGATCAAGCTGATTGCCAATCATATGAAGAAAAGTTATGTGATGTGGAACAAGGATTCGGTTACCGACGATAAAATTCTGGCTGATATCGAAGAAATGTCGAAGGGCAAAATTAAGTGCAACGACATAACGCTTACTGAAACTAAAGACATCTTGTTCCGGAACCAGAAAAAGCCAATGCCGGTAAACAACAATCCCGGACGAAAATTTCAGAAAAACGACAACCGCAAAAAGCAACAATAG